In the genome of Malania oleifera isolate guangnan ecotype guangnan chromosome 5, ASM2987363v1, whole genome shotgun sequence, the window ttaatcaaaattttcatgagtcTATAAACGCCTCTTCACATCTTATCTACTAAGTTTCGCTAGAGAATTTATCTTAATAGTAGCAATAGGAACCATCACTGTCCAAATCTCCTATAACAACATCATCACCATGTAGTAATTGCATGAAAAATTATACAAGAGACCTCCCTTTTCACGTGTTCGTGTGTTTGTTTactaaattatatatttattgaaaataagtCTCCCTTTGATACTAATGAATGTAGAACTAATTTGTCATATGTCTAACATTTAAAATACAGGCACCGAGACATGTGTAGAGGAAGATCTCGTGTATAATTTCCCCGATTGCACAGCCGTTGTAACTTATTCTTCTCTTTTCTAAATCTCTCTTCTCCATAATGCATGCATATTTTTTCTATTTCATATAATTATATTACATTATTGATGTTCTCACTTTTTTAAGATAATATAGTAGTATATTAGTCCTACTCTTTCTACTGTTCTTACCTATacaacataataatattatattattgattTTCTCATCTATTTACATGCAGTGAATTATGTCCTATAACACTCTAAAAACAAACTTCGCAAAACTAAGACGATGCTCgccaacataaatttaatttttttaatatattcacACAATTTTACATCCATAATTTGGAAAACATGGACCATCTTTTTTTTCAATGCTTACGTCTTAATCATTTTGAACCATTTGGACTATAAAGCCTATAACTTGGTCAAACTTTATTGCTGTAGAGCATCGAAATAAATCATTTCGTCTAACAACTTGAAAAATAAGGACAAGAGTCCGAAGTTTGTTGATACAATGACTAGAATTAGAAACGATAATGCATTCTACCTTCACAAGACTAAGTGAGAAGGaggaaaagttaaaaaataaaaaataaaaaataaaaattaagatttaaatttttgtacgttggaaaacaaaaaatataaaaaagaggTATGATGCGTAGTAAATGAAAACCTAAAAGATAATGTGATAAATGCTAAAATAAATCGGGCCAGGAacataaaaatcaagatattttaaatataattaaatttaaaaataaaatgatcaaagagggTGATTGAATCATAGGGCATAAGGTAGATGTGAATACTTTGTGGAATAGAATGGTGATGAACCTAAAGATAGAAAAAAAGATTTTAGATGAATACAAGAAAGGTTTTTGGATGGCAAAGAAAcctggtgggatcaagatgtccaaaaagacaAAGAAAAGCTTTAATAATAATTTCTAAATGAGACTAAATACAAAAGAAAGTgaaagaaacataaataaattgacTAAATTTAAAAAAACAACGTGCAAAgctttaggtaatgtaaaatgtataaagagtGAGAataatattgtcttggttaaagaagaaaacataaaagaaacatgacaaaaatactttaataacttatttaatgaaaactaaattaaacgCTAAGCTCTGgacaagtttaaaatttttatatttattcacaaaatttgaAACACTAAAGTTTTAGATGTCTTTAAAATATATGAGATTGAGAAATCCATGAGTTTAGATAGCATcacaattgaagtttggaaatttcTAAGGAATAACAAAAGGGTCTGGCTGACTAATTTAATTTAACagtattataaaaatcaagaaaatgctaGAGTGTGAAGGAAAAACACGCTAACACCTGTACATAAAATCCAAAAgttgatattcaaaattataacaACTATCATGAAATCAAAATTATGAGTCATATAATGAAACAATGGAAAAgtgtaattgaacaaagaatcaAAAATAAggatctcaaaaaatcaatttgattttatattttaatgatcAACAATATAAGTTATTTATCTTCTaaaaaatttactaaaaaaaAGTTCAAAACAAGAATACGAGATACTTGCGTATTTTTTTTATTCCCTTAAACAAAGCAAGTGAATAAGCACACaagaaagttttgtggaggattTTAAAAAAGAAGAAAGTATGCAGTAAATATAGTAATGTAATGGTATAACCACTAGCCTTATGATTGCAAGAAAGAGAGAGTCTAAAGAATGTGCAAGAGCTCAAAGTGTAACTCAGGGttatactttaggctcttatttGTTTGTTTTAGTACTGCCCTAATGAGGAGTGAGCTAATTGTTGTTAATAGTACTAAAAGAGGGAAAGACAgacataaaataacttgaaatgagatataacAAAAGATCTCTTCAATTAGGCAAGAAAAATATCTTTACcttaaacaacaacaaaaccaaaccttactCCCACTAAATGGGATTCGCTATAtaaatctttttccgccaatctATGgaatcatggatcatttcttttaataaattcaatatctaaattcataaaaaaaaatgaatcataTATCAAACATAACATAGTGGGCACTTAAgacttattattgttattttaatttaactttaattttGTATTCAAGAGCCTAAAGTGTAAATGTCTAAATTTAAGCCTTTGCAAATtccaataaaattttaaaataaaagacaTTAACCTTCACTTAGTTttgattagaaaatataaaaCCTTAATAATGTTCCAAACTTTCATACATCtcttcttaaattttaaaatttttattgacaaaaaataaagtaataaatctCCTATAATTAAAGGTTTGTAGTGCACATTTTTCACCAAATCCTAAAGCaggtttatgaaaattttaaagtacCATGGCAAATGTTGGAATCACCATGGTCAACTTTGTCATTTAACATGAATTTGGTCACATGCCCTTTTATCTAATCTGATTTTTACATAACTAAAATTTCATTGAAGGTGCTATCATGGGACTGACGTGTGCATTTTCTGCCACGTATTAGACACCTGGCTTGCAGTTGGAAACTAATGGAGGTGAACGGAGGAACCGTTCCGCCACGTGTATAGAAAGTTGCCACGTCGCGCAACGTGTCAACACTGAACCCAGACATGCGGCAGATTTTCATAGTCTGTATGCATTCAGAAGCTCGTCAAATTAAACTGGAGCAGTATGATAGAAAAGACGAAGAAGGTTGGGAAAGAAATAAGAAATGGCGAATGTGAGTCGGACAGGCGTGGTGGTGTGCACGGACACCTGCGGCTGCCCCGCGCCGTGCCCAGGCGGCGATGTTTGCAGGTCCGTTCACCTCTCAATATTCATCGcctctttttttttataaatattaatggATATGCATGGATGCAGGTGCGTGGTGGTGGAGACAGGAGCGAGTGGGGATCCGAACATGGAGCACAAGCGGTGCACGTGCGGGGAACACTGCGGGTGCAACCCCTGCACCTGCTCCAAGACCGAGATCGCCGGGACGGGGAAGGCTTTCTGCAAGTGCGGCCCCGGTTGCACGTGCGTCACATGTACCGCCTAAACCTCTTTATCAGGAATCAGTTACCAAACAATCGTGTTCCCGTCTGTCTTTGTCTGGCCCATGGATCTGTAGATACTCTACTGGGTCTGTCCAGCAGTGGCTGATAAATATGTCTGTGTGTGTATCAACTGTGTAGAATTTTGAGGTATAATGGATATACGATacaataatattcataaaatctagCAGTGTGAGAACAAAAGTCtggagggaaaaaaaaagaaagaagcaaGCACAACCGTGCATACAATTATCATACACAGATCAACAAAGGGCCGATAATAAACTCAACTAAAAGAATTATTTCGACTGAAACCCATCACCTGAGGTGTGATCAGTATTTGAGGATCGACCATCAATGTGAATGTGGATGTGCTTCAACTCCCATATTCTTCTGTATGTGGAAATCCACTGTTCGCTCTTCCCATGCTCCCTTCTCCAGAGACCTCTCATAAAAGCAAACATCCCCATTTCCTTTCACGCTCAATGCAGATGTGCTTCTTGTACCATAACGTCCCTTTTTTCACCAATAAAATGAAATGGCAATTAAAAGATGTGAAACGCCCAAAAAGGGAAGATAAGATGGGTTCtagttattaaattttttttgcttACCGAGGGGGTGTCTGCTTCAACAAAGATTGAACTTAAAAGGTATTCCCTGCGGGGAGGATAAATGCCAGGGCGCAGGCTCTCCTCCTCGTCCTTCACTGTGTCCATCATCAGCTTTTCAACCATCTCCTTCATGGGTACCTCATCCCGCTCCCCATGTATCTCCAATTGCTCCTTCAAGCTTTTATGCAGTCGCAGAGCCTGCTACCATGCCCCACACAAGTGTGTGTTCATTCACATTTCAGAATTATGTTGGAATATCATTTGTCTAATCATTGGTTTGACAATTCATGAAACTTTCTGTGAGGAGCATTAACTGACTTTTTTTATGTTTCCTAGTCGTCAAACACTAATATTTAGACAACTTCAGCTACCTGTTCATAATTCCTCGCAACAAACTACCAAGGCCAATGCATCTCTAGCCGCTCTTAGATACAATAATTACACTGCATGATTAGGCCTCATGATCTTAATTAAAACACAAGGCTAACTGGCTGCTacaacaatgccatttttatGTTTCACATCCATGCCTACCGTGTCAACAATACAGTTCACACACTCCAGCAAGTCATTGGCAAGCTGCAAACCGATTTGCCAAACATACGAATTAATTAGATAACCCCCTTCCTTAGCACATGCTGATACACGAGCAGTGTTTGTATGTAGATTATTCCCAGCATGATCCACCTTCAAGAGTCTGTCAGTAAACTAGAACCTCCCTATGAGATGACCAACCCCAATTTATTCGGTTTCCCATGAACCTCACGAGTTTTCCATCTCATCCGATTTGTTCAGGCAAAGATGAGAAGTTGACTTACTGCATTTAGGAGCACTAGTGAATATCCACTGCATGTAATTTTGACtaatatatgtaaataattattaatatagtTTGTGCGCTTCTAAAGTAAATTTTTAATGGATAATTAAGTTTATAGATTAAACTACAAAATACAGTTATACAGAAATGGACATGTATTGCAACTATGATCCAATACAAATATAAGGATGGACAGATCCTCAAAATATAGCAACATGATATGACAAGATCACACTAATGAAAAAtagataaaatcatatttaaatatatttcgCATtagaaatcttaaaaaaaaaaaaaaatctaatgagCAAATAGGCATATTTTTTCTTCTGAAAAAAAGATCTATttttttacttatataattatggTTTATGTAAAATGTGATGATAATGCATTGCTATATATCTTAAAACATAgttcaaaaaaaatttggaagAGTTTCAAGGAGTGCTGAAAACTTAAAGAGTTCACTAAAAATACATTTTAACATTATAAATACAACTATTAAATGTCAGATACACGTCAAAAAAGCATCCAAAAAATGTCAATTTCAAGTACAATAAGATATGACACTACTAGAAGAGTTAATACTACATGATTTTACAATAACTAAAATACGAtacttaatattttaaaaataaacatgTGTTTACCTAAATTTATAAGaatttttttagttcttttttttttttgtttgggaaaagaaaatagaagatatTTTAACGAAAAGAATGCAAGAAAAAAGAGGACAGGGAGTCCTCGAGAAAGAAagctaaaaataaagaatgacAACCCCGAAGCCTAGGTGCCCACCAGCTCAAAGACCTACCAAGCACCACCCAAGAAAGCACCTTTTCAGGCCCTTTCCTTCAAAGTTAATAGAGCACTGCAAATCTGCCAATTCCCTTAGACCCTTCTTAACCTTACTCTTACCACCATCCAAGTGGATTTCCTGCCCCTGGGAATTAGTTAACCGCAGACTCATCTAATCCAGCAAATGCTGAAACCGAGGGCCAGGAACAGGCTCAGTCTGCTCATCCTCGCCTATTCCATCCTTCCCTGAATCTGAAAAATCCTTGAAAGAATCTGAGCCTGACCCAAGTCGTTCACAAACCTCATTGATAAGTGGCCCTCAGTCGTTACCAAAATCACTATCCAACTCACCCTTCTCATCTGAAACAGCACCACAATTCTTCTTCCCAATAGTATTACCTTCACCGACCTTTACTAGTAGATCAATTTTCAAGCCGGTTGAAGGCTCCTCGATGTAAAAGCTGCCATCACTATGTCTTACAAAAAAATTTAACTTCCCTTACGTCTGCACTAGAATACCTCTCAATTGAGGAGTCCCTTTCTTTCGTAAATCTTCTGCCCATGTCAAGAATACACTCACGATAATGCTGACTTTCTAGTAATCCCAGATTTTGTCTCCACAAACGTTCCCCCCCGTCCCCCCCCACCCCCTTCCCTTGTCATTGTTGGAACTCACAGTCTTGATTCCCAGCCCGATCCACAATCAAAGTCGCCTCCTGCTGCATACTGGGGCCTTCATCCTCCTAAGACACTGCTCTATGGGACTCTTTAAATTTCAGAACATTCCTTCCTTGATCTCCCTGCCCATAAAAAGAGAGGATATGTGCTGCCCACTCACACAAACCCCTTTCAACAGAGAAGATGTGTTACAAATCTGATTCTCCTCCCCTTGCTAGCTTTGCCCAGGGCCATACCTACTGTTCTCCTCCTTTTTGAAGCCCGCTGTACAATGAGCCTCATCTGTACAACTTTCACCACTCCCAATCTTCTGAATTAGATGATAGGCTTGAGGTGGGCTCAACTGTACATGCTCTTTGCTTGTATGAAATTTTAATATACAGTATTGTATAGTTTTATTTgtaaataatttaaacaaattgATAATGCCTTAGATAAGAGTAATATTAGAGCTGTCTTTCCTTTCATCTACAGCTTGGCTAGTGACAAAAATGCTATTATCAGTCATCATCCCCAAATCACTGATCAGGGAATTTTCTGCAGTATTCCTTTAACCAGGAATGGTCAGATTGGGAACT includes:
- the LOC131156365 gene encoding metallothionein-like protein 4B; translated protein: MANVSRTGVVVCTDTCGCPAPCPGGDVCRCVVVETGASGDPNMEHKRCTCGEHCGCNPCTCSKTEIAGTGKAFCKCGPGCTCVTCTA